GACTGATCACCTGACTGATGACCTGATGGTTGATTGGAGCTGGTCTGGAGGCTCATGGTGATGCTGTGACGTTCTGGTACCACCTGGTGTCGACCCAGAGCCGGTTAGCTCCATGAAACAGAGCCGTTCTGGAGGACAAACACTCCCAGAAGCCCACATGAATCCAGTTGTGTTGCCGTAGtgacggcagcagcagcacacatcTGCATCTGACTGATTATGAAACTGGGCCCTGAGAGGAAAATAGTGCACGTTACAGCGTGGGCGTGAGCAAGTAGAGGAACAAGTAGAGGCAAGAACCAGACGGAGAGTTTTACTGAGTCTGGAGATCCACAGAACATTGTGATCCGTCTGCAGCTCAGCTCTGTTTAATGAAAGTCTGTAACCCTCCTGGTCGCTGCATTTCTCCTGGGTCAGGCTTCAAAAAATATCAGAGTGTTCTTTAGCTCTCACAGATCATGATTCAATGAGGAGaattcactcattttttattttaaaaagcatcttaaccctgtaaaacccactgttacacaaatgcaacatctagatagatagatagactatagatagatagatagatagatagatagatagatagatagatagatagatagatagactatagatagatagatagatagatagatagatagatagatagatagatagatagactatagatagatagatagatagatagatagactatagatagatagatagatagactatagatagatagatagatagatagatagactatagatagatagatagatagactatagatagatagatagatagatagatagactatagatagatagatagatagatagatagatagatagatagatagatagatagatagactatagatagatagatagatagatagatagatagatagatagatagactatagatagatagatagatagatagatagatagactatagatagatagatagactatagatagatagatagatagatagactatagatagatagatagatagatagatagatagatagatagatagatagatagatagatagactatagatagatagatagatagatagatagatagatagatagatagactatagatagatagatagatagatagatagatagatagatagatagactatagatagatagatagatagatagatagatagatagatagatagatagactatagatagatagatagatagatagatagatagatagatagatagactatagatagatagatagatagatagatagactatagatagatagatagactatagatagatagatagatagatagactatagatagatagatagatagatagatagactatagatagatagatagatagatagatagatagatagatagatagactatagatagatagatagatagatagatagatagatagatagatagatagatagactatagatagatagatagatagatagatagactatagatagatagatagatagatagatagactatagatagatagactatagatagatagatagactatagatagatagatagatagatagatagatagatagatagactatagatagatagatagatagatagatagatagatagatagatagatagactatagatagatagatagatagatagatagatagatagatagatagatagatagactatagatagatagatagactatagatagatagatagatagatagatagatagatagatagatagactatagatagatagatagactatagatagatagatagatagatagatagatagatagatagatagatagatagatagatagactatagatagatagactatagatagatagatagatagatagatagatagatagatagactatagatagatagatagactatagatagatagatagatagatagatagatagatagatagatagatagatagactatagatagatagatagactatagatagatagatagatagatagatagatagatagatagatagatagatagatagatagatagatagatagatagatagatagacagactatagatagatagatagactatagatagatagatagatagatagatagatagatagatagatagatagatagatagactatagatagatagatagatagactatagatagatagatagactatagatagatagatagatagatagatagatagatagatagatagatagatagatagatagatatactatagatagatagatagactatagatagatagatagatagatagatagatagatagatagatagatagatagatagatagatagacagactatagatagatagatagatagatagatagatagatagatagatagatagatagatagactatagatagatagagagagagagagggtgagaactttttttaatctacattGGAAAAACCTACATTTCAAATAGTTTTACAtgacgattttttaaaaaatttttatttcacattttgaatttttttttcttttcatggagCGATgttgataaacaaaaatgtgaaatgaaccattttatGTATTGTTTACACTCATTAAACTGAGCAGAAGAAGTTTCACACcaatgaaaatacaaataaatttgtttttcttttttatttcaaccTTCCTGTTAGCTGTGGTTCTCCTGGATCATGTTTAATATtccaaaaatcccaataaacacTGTTAACatctcattattaactccattTCGATCAGTATTTAGTGTAATAGTGTTCTTTAGCTCTCACACATCACGattcaatgaggataatttacttatttttcattaaaaaaagcatcttaaaaccttttttaatgtacattggaAAAACCTCCatacaaaatacaataattttacatgatgttgattatttttttaaaattttattttacattttgaattattttttctttttatggagttGATACATGAACACGtcttctgttcagggtgaaaatgtgaaatgaagcATTATATATGTTGCTTACACTTTTTAAGCTGAGCAGAAGAAGttacacaaacataaaaacagtttgaactgcttgttttgtggattttttgctttgaaacatgtcattctgacccacagcgtaacaggagggttaaaaaggaGTGGAGCTCTGAGGATCCAGACTCTGACTGCTGGAATGCAGACGATAAACAAAACTCTGAAAGGAAGAGCAGAAAAAGCTGcaaactggaggagaaaaagagaaaaactgagctGTTAAAATCCAGTCACAGATgtgggagaaagaaaagagcagaaaaatgtgtttcctaCTGATTTATGTGCAATAATTGAACACTTTCCCTGCTGCTCTTTGTGCACATAATTCTGTATTTattggattttatttatatatttattcttaTATTCCAGATTATGATTTCCTGAACAACTCatgctgtattttaataataaattaatcttAATCTTATGGCTACAATATGAGGTTAGTGTTgctaataaagtaaaatgttggTGGAGCTGGAtttaaaagctcaaaaatgcatttatctgGAAAGCTAAAGTCAAATACTAGAAATAATAGAATATTTCTCTCaaaattgcatattttctgAAGTAAGTCTAAacttaaattattattttgtattatttatatatatatatatatatatatatatatatatatatatatatatatatatatatatatatatatatacatatatatacatttttgttgatttttgcagtttttttctatatagaaaaaatgagcaaaaaatgagcaaaaataatagtgaaaatattggaaaaataatatatgaataataatatacatttttatataattatttttgctcacttatttgcatttttttcttatataagaaggaaattttttttatataattcatatataaatatacccaaatgtttaaaaaattttgcaaaaaatcacaaaatttatatatataatgtatatcaatatatgtatataaatatatgtattatttttggtaaatttttcgcaatattttctgtatttgggtttgtaaaatgtaaatgacattatatataataacattttttatatatatatatatatatatatatatatatatatatatatatatatatataaataaaaataatttttcctatttttaaaGGGTCAACATGCTGTTTTAATACTAATTCCACTGTGCTGCCTCTTTACCCTTAGTCttagttgtatttttatatttatttattactttaattTTAATCTTGCTCTGTGTGGGGTTCAGAGAATTtcaattcatttcaattcaattttatttatatagcaccaattacaggtcagattgtctcaagatgccttacagaacccatatgcctgaaccctcAGAGCAGCCcgaaggagacagtggcaagaaaaaaaacttccttttaacagaaagaaaccttgagcagaacctggctctttatGTGTGGCcggcatttattttttttatgtgtgcaaataaagcaggaaatgACAGAAAGCTAATCCTGAATGCATTTAAATCACAAACTAACGACACAAAAATATATCTAAATgtctttaatttacatttatgtACAAAAACCCATAGACTGTACCATCTGACATTCACACCACATTCATTGTAAACAGTGACAACATGGCGTATGTGCACGTAGCTCGACATCGGTTAGCGCGAGAAGCTCCACGATATACTGAAGGTTACATCTGTGAGATCAGCTGATCCTGCTGGACGGTGAGCTGCTGGATCATTCCACAACTGGAGGATGTTTTACATGcaataatccatgtagaaaacCCTAAagcatgcagttgttgtgtaaatgttcttgtcctgagacaaaaactaggagaaaagaatgtttaaattttttaaatcccAAGTAAGTCTgaagttccccctaaaatgccattttctaAAGAGTCAAAGAGTTAAAGAGTCAGAGTTAGAGTCATAGAGTTAAAGAGTCAGAATTAGAGCCATAAAGCTAAAGAGTGAGAGTTAGAGAGTCAGTGTTAGAGTCACAGAGATAAAGAGTCAAACAGTTAGAGAGTCATAGAGTGAAAGAGTAAGAGTTAGAGTCATGGAGTTGAAGAGTCTAAGAGTTAGAGAGTCATAGAGGTAAAGAGTCAGAGTTAGAGTCAGAGCTAGAGTCATACAGCCAAAGAGTCAGAGTTAGAGTCAGAGTGAGAGTCACAGAGTTAAAGCGTCAGAGTAGAGAGTCATAGAGATAGAGTCATAGTTAAAGAGTCATAGGGTTAAAGAATCAAAGAGTTAGAGTCATAGAGTTAAAGAGTCAGAGTGGGAGAATCAGAGTTAGACTCATAGAGTTAAAGTGTCAAAGTTAGAGaacttgactgttttccatcagtcagtttgtcctcttggtcagcagtaacagcagctaaatatctagcttctactgctgagaaaaagatcacattagcatggattagcaaccctgttactgtgattagagtagggttagcaaacaacacagaaaacatggaataaaaatgctaccattgatgtggaagctgagccaatcaatacctattattgatcaatatggagtaGATAACTGGAGaagagaaggttgatttttaaatgtcttcCAGTTGTGGAATGATCCTTTTAGCAGTTTGGACTAACTTTGGACGTTAAATGCAACCCGTGCACGTGACTTCATATGAACAAAGCTTCctgcattaaaacacaaacaatcatTCAGTGCCAGGAAACATCTTGCATTCTGTGTGCAGCGTCTGGAGAAGATCCTTTAGGGCAGCAGCCACCAGTAGAGTCTGAACATCAGGGGGCTCCACACCGAGGCAGGAACAGACAGAGGAGCTCCGCTGGTCGACGGCTGGTCCACCATCTTCTTAGCCcgaccttcctcctcctcctcctcctcgctgcccACGGCTCTGGTGATCAAGAGTCTGGCCCTGGAGGGACTGAAGTCCTTCCTCTCCACGGTGGGCGGCAGCGTGGGCAGCGAGCAGGTCTCCATGGAGGTCGAGCAATCGACCTCCAGCCACCGGGTGAAAAGTTCTGACGTCAGCTTCAGGAGCTCCTCGGGCGAGGAAGTGGACGTGGAGAACCGGGCCAGGTCGGTCTCCTCCTGGAACCTCTGAGGAGAGATGAGGGTCTACAGGTTAGATAGCAGTAGGAACATCAAGCAGAGACCCTCAGAGGACTTCCTACCTCCGTGTTCTTGTTCCTCCTGATGATTCTGTCCAGTGTCTGCTTCAGGTCCAGGATTAGGGAATGGTTCAGGTGCTCCTCCCAGAGGTTCctgagcagaacattccaggaATCCAGGAGGATGACTGCAGCGGGAAACACACAGCACTGCAGGGGGAACATCAGATTCAGCTTTACTGTTGTTACACAGACTGGCATCTAAACAGGAGTCAAGGTTAGTTTATCTGTAGAGCGCAGTTCATACACAAGATGTACAGCAATGCAAGGtgcttcataataataataataataataataataataataataataataataataataataataataataataataataataataataataataataataataataataataataataactctATTTATATAGCAGCCTGAAGAATAATGTCGCGTGGGCAGCCGGTACGGTGGCTGGCAGACCAGGGTGGTGGCTGACATTTTCAAGAAGGGGGACCAGAGAGTATGTTCCAACGTGTTGAtctcatcaacacgtcatcaataCATCATCAACATGTCATCAAGACATCATCGACACTTCATCA
This genomic stretch from Amphiprion ocellaris isolate individual 3 ecotype Okinawa chromosome 9, ASM2253959v1, whole genome shotgun sequence harbors:
- the zgc:174888 gene encoding uncharacterized protein zgc:174888 isoform X1, producing MCFWLCLRVRAVLLLLSLSTVVSGGCDFDKEGVRNVKATIDSNPTGFRTVFPKDYYVVHRYSSSMLCDSHPCCVFPAAVILLDSWNVLLRNLWEEHLNHSLILDLKQTLDRIIRRNKNTERFQEETDLARFSTSTSSPEELLKLTSELFTRWLEVDCSTSMETCSLPTLPPTVERKDFSPSRARLLITRAVGSEEEEEEEGRAKKMVDQPSTSGAPLSVPASVWSPLMFRLYWWLLP
- the zgc:174888 gene encoding uncharacterized protein zgc:174888 isoform X2, which codes for MSLPVLLLLSLSTVVSGGCDFDKEGVRNVKATIDSNPTGFRTVFPKDYYVVHRYSSSMLCDSHPCCVFPAAVILLDSWNVLLRNLWEEHLNHSLILDLKQTLDRIIRRNKNTERFQEETDLARFSTSTSSPEELLKLTSELFTRWLEVDCSTSMETCSLPTLPPTVERKDFSPSRARLLITRAVGSEEEEEEEGRAKKMVDQPSTSGAPLSVPASVWSPLMFRLYWWLLP